The Melanotaenia boesemani isolate fMelBoe1 chromosome 17, fMelBoe1.pri, whole genome shotgun sequence genome segment CGACAGATTACAGATAACACTGAGAGCTCACAAACAGGAGATTACATTAAACCACGTGGGCAACATAGTACGTTTATAAATGAAGCTtctatttcacttttttctagAAAGAATTTGTTGAGATTTCTAGAGAGAAGACTGAGATCAAAGATAACTAACTCACAGCTGTAATAGTGTCACTTATATGCTCCTAATGTTACTGATGATCACTCAAAAGTTTCTACATATGGTTTGAAATTTGATGCAAGATCAACCCACTTCATCATTCTGTACTTTTGAGAAATGTAATAAAGACCTGAAATGCCTCCCTTTTCATTCATGCAGCTTTTACTTGTTAACTCTCCTCTATTAGAGTTGCACATGTGTATACCTCAGTAGAAACCGAAGTGTGCATTGCACATTGTACCTCCACCAGCCTTTTGATGTCCACAGTCCTGGGGGTTCTGTGATTAACCGGCTCACTCTTTTCCTCCACAGCAAAGTTCTCAGGAGGACGAGCTTTACGGGACGGGTTCCTCCTTTCTGACCCAACAGCTGATTCAAACTTGCGTTTCTGTGGCGTTGCCCTCTGTGACGCTCGTTTCTTTTTCTGTAGAGGACAGTAAAGATGGTGTTTAAATGTCAGCGTCATGAAAGAAAAGGGTAGTACAACATACTGTGTGCGCAACAATAAAgcaaaagagagaaatgtttaaaaaaggaagaagaaatgtACTGGAAAAGAGAGCTGATGTATTCGTTCCATGTTGGGGTCACtgggttttaattattttgactACAGGCAACCAAATACCAAGACATGTTGCTTCCTTGAAGCCCCGTCTTCTGAGGGCAAGGTTGGTCAGACCCATCCTCTTCCAGCATCCCACTCTCCCTACTCTTTAGCTCAAATCAATATGTGAAGCATCTGCATATCTGTTGTTATTTGAACCACTTTTACACAAGAAAACCAGACATTTTCAGGTGAAAGTCTGTCAGTTTGCTCTGGTCTTTTTCCCGCAGCTGCTGTTCACAGACTGCCCTCTAGAGGAAATGCTGTGTGCAGCATGAAGACGCAGTGTGTGATGCACAAATTTGGCTGTGGAAATCACTTGATTCCTTTACAACTTGTCCGGTATAGCAGATGAGGCTCCTATGGACTGCATTTATCTGTACATATCCAGTCACAAGGAGAAAGCTGAAAGTAGCATACATGTCAGCAGAAAGAATAAACTCACCAGCATGCACTCATTCAAAAAGTGATATGTTTATTCATCACCTCACCACTAGAGCTTCTTCTCTAGTGTTTGGAACATTGAAATCAAATAACATCTGTCTTACTTGATCCAATAACAAGGTGACAACAAATACTTCAGTTCAcaactggaaataaaaatttctCTCAAGTGATTTGCTGTTGGTTCCTGTTTCTGTCTATCTAAAAACAGTAGCTATGTCACACACACTGCCAGCTGTGGGAAACACCTCTAGGGTTGCTCGTTTTTAGCAAAATCCAGAATTATATTCAGCAACCTGTTCAACCACAGCATCAGATATTATCAGATTATAAAATCTccacactggcttccagtcagtcacagaatagattttaaaactcttctgatcatttacaaatcccagaatggtttaggctgAGAATAAATCTGTGATTTGTtcaaagaatataaacctagcagagctcttagatccaaagactctggtcaactagtccagaccagagtccagcctaaacatggagaagcagcatttagctgttatgctgcaaacaagtggaacaaactgccagtggagattaaactttcaccaaatgtagacagttttaaatccaggttacaaacatttgttttctcatGTGCCTGCATCGTAAATCTGCATCATATCTTTATACTGATCGAACTATTGCTTACTTTTAATAGtttaaattgaattattttacatgattttattaagatttttgCATAGtctaatattaatataatgttaatgtttctctttatattattttatgtcatttttaatgcttcttgtgcaccttgctgtaaagctttaatgttttatgtaaagcactgacTCAGAATTGTCTTGTACCTAAAATGTgacatacaaataaacttgccttgtctaATAGCTGCACAAACTTCTGCTGAACAAAGACAAGAATGAAGGTCATAAACAATCTGCCATTTTCATCCTGCCCCTTGTGGACGATAAGAGGTTGTTCAAGGCAACGTAAATTAGCCTTTTCATTGTTTCCTGTTGCATTCAAGTTTGGAAAAAATTGGTTTGCATCCAAAGAGTCTTCTAAGTAAAAAATTGCTCATTATTGTATTCTTTGTCAATGCACTCTCCTATAAATCACCTTCATCATTCCAGAAAGATCCagtctttttaaattaagtttttcaGGTTATTAAACTTTCTTGAATTATCTGTATCGCAAAACATAAACAATGCCAGAAGGGGTTCTGGGTTAATCTAAGTCATTAGAACAAAACTGCCAAATCAGAGAAAATAACCAAATGCTTTGTTACCAATTATCTTCCTGAATTGCTCATCTTTGCAGTTTAATGATAGTAGGAAATGTATATGCTCACCTGTGGGGTTGTGGGCAGAGTCAGGTCAGCCATGGAGCTCAGATCAGCAAACAGTTTTGCCAGCTGAAACCCacagagagaagcagagtcAATAATATCTACAGGAAAAGGGTTGGAATagattaaatatacaaatttCTCACTTCACCAGCACatagagaaacacacacacagtgagttTATTACcattgctttgttttcctggaTGTTTTTGTTTCGTTTCGTTAGGCTCGAAGACAGAACttccttctcctcttcatcttcatcgtcatcatctgcactttcctgctgctgcttcttcttcatgGTCCATCTGCCTCTCGCTCTCTGTGACGGAGGACTTTCTTTGACCGgctttttggcttttttctcttttgattcTTTTTTGGGGGAAGACTGTCTTTTGATTGGAAACCTGGGACATAATTTAAATGACATCAGAAATGGAGAAACTTCTTATTTCTGCCTCATTAAATGTCAGACACAGAAATCCAGAGACCTGACAgtcaaaaacaccaaaacaattTAACTCCttaattcattttctgcttGTATAATAACTTTCACACACCTAAGCGCGACTAAAAGACTCCTCCTTTTTTGGGGGGGCTCCTCACCATCAGAGTAAAACCCTGTGTCCACATCGCTACCCTCTTCTGAATCCACCAcctaaagtggaaaaaagaaggATACAGGCTGGTGATTTGGCAGCAGTGATCGGTCACAAGCATTTTCATCATCAAAACATCATTAAACCTTTCATACCTTGGTGTTATGACATCCTCGgtcatcttcctcctcactaAAACCTTCAAACTCCTCCTCACTGTCGGATTGGCTGAACAGACGCACCAGCTCAGCAGTTATAAACTTGGATTTGAAACATGGAGCCTGTTGGCAGATGCATCAAACAGTTTAGCTTGTTTGCAGacataaatgacacatttaacaTCTTGTTCCACATTTCATCAACATGTAATCACTTAGATGTTAATGCACTTCCTGTATGTAACAGTATTTATATGTTGTTTCACAAGACTGTGAAGGAACAACAGATAAGACAGTGACTCAAGGTGAACTTGAGTTTGTGCTGGCAGAGACCAGCCTAACCCTGACAACAACCTTATCACTACAGGCCTCCTGTGCCAAGGCATGGTTAGACAGTTGAGAGCAATGACAAGATGAAGTGGAAAAGGAAACGACCCTATGTCTAGATTTTGTATTCACTAGCTTTACTTCCTCCTGTAGGGTTCCCACAGACCCCCAAGCTCATTCTTATGAATAACTAATAGTTCATCCAAGTCCTATCCCGCTTTCTTTCCCATCCAAGTTAAGTGGCACCTCTCTCATAAGTCTGGTGCAGATATAACAGCAGTTAATAAGACCAATAACTGGTCCTTAATCTTAAAGATAATCTAAAGTTAATCTTAAAGATAAGGAGCATGGAATTGTGACTTGATCAGTGATAAACCTCTGTTAAATCAATTTTTTAACCATACTATTTACCAagtcattttttgtttgaaagtATTTTATAGGGACAAAACCTGAATTCTGTGCCGTTCCCAAACTTGACAACTATATCAAATAAGCCATTTCTGATGATTTACAAAAGCCAAGATGCGGTAAATGACGCAATGACCTCTTACCTATCAAGAAAACGCCAGTTTActtaatctaaaataaacaagGACTCTGATCGTTAGATTGCTgattaaatcaatttaaaacaaataatactGAGAAGATAATACCACAAGCTTTCATGTAGCCAAAATGACCTCATTCGGGAAAGAGTGCGTTTTACAGCTTCAAGGTGGAAAAGTCGTGTGTTCATTCAGACAATTCCTATCAGTTAAAAATTACCATAAAACCATCAGGGAAGAGCAAATTAGTTTATACGCATTGTCCAGGTTCTTACCTTTGACGTGAGAGTCATTTTTATCCGTTTTGTAACACGTTTACCAGCAACGGAGAGTTTCAGCTCGTAAAATCAAATCGATACAGGAggtagatttaaaaaacaaaccccTCGAGATATCCAACGAACGTAACAGTAGGGGTGATCGTTGAAGCTAACAAATATAACTATCTCATCGAGTTCAACAGTCGTATTTTGAACACGTGACATTATATTATACACATAATTAGTCAATTATAAGTTTAGATTAAGTGGGGTTTACTCAAGGTATAAAAGTTGTATCTTTGTTTTCCACCCCTGTATCTCTAATGGTACAGTCCATCTTTTCGCGCGTAAACTACTTGTAGGCGTGGTCAGATATTTGGCACAAACTCCTCTTCCTGCCCATCTGCTGCTACTTATTTTTGCCTCATCAAGGTTTTCAGTGCGCATTAACCGAATACTCTGCTTAATGTGAAAGAGTAGACGTTTATGAAAAGCTGAAACAAAGTTTTGAAATTGAGTCAGGGTTATTAGATTAAGTACCATTTATATTAAGAGACATCAGGGCTTCTTCTTTCCCTCCTCCATCCATTTGGTCCTGGAACTCATAAAGGCCCCTTCTAGGCCTAGTCTAAATACAGCTAGTCTAATTGTaaagtaatgttttttatttaatttttttcttcttcaggatTATTCTCTTTACACAacttgtttattcttttaagtACTTTGTCTATAACAGATTTTTAGTGgctttacataattttacagCATCTTGTTTTGTGCTTAAAGAAAtcccatttttgttttctgcccTCACTTAAGTcagaaaagatttaatttattgggtttttaatgcttttgttaAAGTTCTTTTCTAATAAGTTGTTATTCAACTTCCAGTTGCCCCGGGGCAGTGGATTTTTATTTTGCCTGCCCAAATTAATAGTTATCGACTTATTATCAGACAAAGGTGCAAAGTGTAAGATATATTTGGCAAAATTTATGGCCAAGTGGGAAATTAGGAAAAGATCAATTCTTGCTTTAAGTGCTGAGTTTTTGTTAGACCAGATGAAATCCATTCAATGAGGACTGAAAAAAACATGCGCGAGGTATCAACCAAAAAAGATCAGATCATAAAGATAGAACCAGATTTTTCATCAAAGGACCCTGACTTGATTTGGGGGAAACTGATCACTAGTAGAATCAACACATTCATTAAAGTCACCCCCccaaaaactatataaaagtCAACATATCTGACTAGAAGTAATTTGGCACATTCAGATATTTGGGCAAATAGgtttttgtttgaaaaatgtcagttataatcataaatattacacagaatgaaaatacaattttcttgtttttttgaaAATTATCGCCCATCTTCCTCCAGAAGATTTTAACGTTTTTAATACTTCACCTTTAAATTTGTGTAGAAGTattagatggatgggtggatggatggatggatggatggatggatggatggatagatagatagatagatagatagatagatagatagatagatagatagatagatagatagatagatagatagatagatagatagatagatagatagatagatagatagatagatagaaattgTTTATTGCATTGTATTGCATATTGtacatattttctctttcttcttcctatCTACTTGCCCCATCACAaaaattgtatatttatttattgacataATTCCTATCCAATCATGTACTTGCTCCTTttatggtttggtttgtttgttgtcttgttgttcTCTCCCTTTCTTCTCCTCACAGATGTTGTATTAGGTCCCTTGTCCTGTATTTTTACACTTGCTatgtttatttcctgttttccctttCTGCTTCTGTAGTTTGATCATGTTATTATAATAAACTCtttaataatagaaaaaaacactCTCTGTAGACACTTTTGACCAAAGGGAAAAAATGTAACAGTCTGATgcaatcaaacaaataaaatttacccaataaaacacacaccaaaGCTTATGGGTCCAGGGATGATAAGATTTGAAAAGTAATAAGATAATTGTTGATGGGGTGCTGGACAAGCAGGTGCACAGACTGGGTAAAGGGTgacaaatataagaaaaaaaaacagtccagaTAATGAGCCAGTTATTACAGCTAAAGCAGTCTtccaataaaaacaagtaaagtttgttaaaacaaagggttaatgattttttttttatatcaacaGCTGTTTGATTAGGATGATCCTGCATTGTGTGGCTTTAATCACTGCCGCACAAACACTTAGCAGTGAGAGGGCCCTCAAAGGTGAATGGTCATCTGATAAAAATCCTTGGACCTCCAACAATGGAAGTTTCAAATTCAAGTGTTTAAGAGGTTAGTTGTCAACCTTCCCACTCTCGGTTGTCCAGCCCTGCTTTCTCCCATGCAGAGGCGTGGAAGCAGGGCTTGACTTTGAGGGCTCTATCACCCCTCTAAAAGTGTGCAAAATGGTTTATACACATTCATTTTAACatgattaaataaactgttataGTGCTGTCTCAAAAATTCAACTATATTATCTAATCCAGTAATTCCATCTACAGTGCAAAGCAGAGacatttcacatttattaacTGCCCCTTACCTCTTTACAAAAATAAGATGCATTATTACACAACAACTTCTCAGCCATGGCGTCTGCCCTCATAGTGTTCTCATGTTTGCAGATAAAATGAACAGCATATTTATACTTTGCATCAGTGAGCTTCTTATATTCAAACACAGGCTCCTGTCTGGGTCTACCTGCTATTCCCCGTGGCCTTGCAGCTGAACAAGCTTGAGCATGGTGTTCAGCTACATACTTATTCCAACCTGGCTTGACACTTTGTACTTTATAAGTACAATTAAAATGGGGTTTACCACCTTCATACAAAGCACTGACAATATCCTCATACACCAAATAAAGCTCCCTCCTATGCATTGCATCTTCACAGTTGACACCACTACACATAATAGCTTTCTTAGGTATACAAATGTTGCGTAGGGATTTGTCTGTAAGCATAATAGGCTGAAATGTCGTCCTTTGTAAGAGCTGACCATTCCGCTTTGGAATCTACATACCTTTCATTTCTGAACTGCAAAAGTATACAACCAACATTTATAGAATTAATAACTGGTATATGATTGGTTATTGCACCCCCATATAAAATGCTCATACACTAGTGAGGAATGTGCACCTGCTGTGCTAATACAATGATCCAGCTATAAAGTTCTGTGCCAAGTCTCACTGATGATAAGTATAGCTGTCAGAAGGTAAAAACTCTTTGCTTGACACAATTTCCCTACTGTAAACCCCCCACCCCGGTGCAATTTAAAATCTGGCTGAATACCTTAAACATTTAGAACAAATACATATTTGGTCATCTTTGAAGCATTGTTGACA includes the following:
- the cdca7b gene encoding cell division cycle-associated 7-like protein isoform X1, which translates into the protein MTLTSKAPCFKSKFITAELVRLFSQSDSEEEFEGFSEEEDDRGCHNTKVVDSEEGSDVDTGFYSDGEEPPQKRRSLLVALRFPIKRQSSPKKESKEKKAKKPVKESPPSQRARGRWTMKKKQQQESADDDDEDEEEKEVLSSSLTKRNKNIQENKAMLAKLFADLSSMADLTLPTTPQKKKRASQRATPQKRKFESAVGSERRNPSRKARPPENFAVEEKSEPVNHRTPRTVDIKRLVEQVDEERVGEKQKRRTCRKSRYVVRSVDDITKEDLDNIAYRSKDKIWDKENGSSCHQCRQKTLDTKTVCRSGFCVGVKGQFCGPCLKNRYGEDVRTVLLDPMWSCPICRGMCNCSLCRKKEGRCATGILVGLARYSGHDNVHEYLESIKKELK
- the cdca7b gene encoding cell division cycle-associated 7-like protein isoform X2, producing MTLTSKAPCFKSKFITAELVRLFSQSDSEEEFEGFSEEEDDRGCHNTKVVDSEEGSDVDTGFYSDGEEPPQKRRSLLVALRFPIKRQSSPKKESKEKKAKKPVKESPPSQRARGRWTMKKKQQQESADDDDEDEEEKEVLSSSLTKRNKNIQENKAMLAKLFADLSSMADLTLPTTPQKKKRASQRATPQKRKFESAVGSERRNPSRKARPPENFAVEEKSEPVNHRTPRTVDIKRLVEVDEERVGEKQKRRTCRKSRYVVRSVDDITKEDLDNIAYRSKDKIWDKENGSSCHQCRQKTLDTKTVCRSGFCVGVKGQFCGPCLKNRYGEDVRTVLLDPMWSCPICRGMCNCSLCRKKEGRCATGILVGLARYSGHDNVHEYLESIKKELK